A stretch of the Deltaproteobacteria bacterium genome encodes the following:
- the dnaG gene encoding DNA primase encodes MSYNIPDDKIEELRERSSIVDVVSQYVTLKKTGKNFVGLCPFHSEKTPSFTVSEEKEIFHCFGCGAGGNVFSFLMKIEGRSFPEIVRDLAEKEGVELPDGKSSGMMGRGGDPRDERKDALYNLYDNASSLYSRLLMKSPEGAQARNYFKSRGIGSDIAKKWLLGYGGKGWSAFSGTLTSEKVREEAREAGLVIKSKKGSYYDRFRERLIFPICDMRGKVVAFGGRIVEGDGPKYVNSPESPVYTKGDVLYGLNIARNDIRSGGEAVLVEGYMDLLALYRYGIKNVVASLGTALTRAQALLLKRFCSKVVLLFDSDSAGIKAALRAVEVLLGCGLSPSVVTLPAGEDPDSFVNEKGEAALREKIGSPIPAIDFVLAEKLKEKPAASPSDKAFLIREIMPFVRLIEDSLERKLTLKRVAERLSVDEALLDEAMGGGGAPKRGYKAQKVKGEAEKGSAKKKSKAQVALETIFALTLWHSDVLEEALKSGVFKNLNDPDLGLIGQKIEFLSEKGKDITPSALMDLLVNDGQRERLSAILIKGDVLKGCSPVDVFRDCERILKQNSLLESELSITNRLNDALNRGDEKEVASLLEEKQRIIQARKNDLA; translated from the coding sequence TTGTCATATAATATTCCAGATGACAAGATTGAAGAGCTTAGGGAACGAAGCAGCATTGTAGATGTTGTTTCTCAATATGTAACTTTAAAAAAAACGGGCAAAAACTTTGTAGGTCTTTGCCCCTTTCATTCGGAGAAGACACCCTCTTTTACCGTCAGTGAAGAGAAAGAGATTTTTCATTGTTTCGGCTGTGGAGCCGGTGGTAATGTTTTCTCCTTTTTAATGAAAATAGAAGGTCGCTCCTTTCCGGAAATTGTAAGGGACCTTGCAGAGAAAGAGGGTGTTGAACTTCCTGATGGCAAGTCTTCAGGAATGATGGGCAGGGGGGGAGATCCTCGGGATGAGCGCAAGGATGCGCTTTATAACTTGTATGACAATGCATCTTCGCTTTATTCCCGGCTGCTTATGAAGTCGCCTGAGGGCGCGCAGGCCAGGAACTATTTCAAATCACGGGGAATAGGTAGTGATATCGCGAAAAAGTGGCTGCTTGGTTATGGCGGTAAAGGATGGTCCGCTTTTTCCGGGACTTTGACTTCTGAAAAGGTGAGAGAAGAGGCCCGCGAGGCGGGTCTCGTTATTAAAAGTAAAAAAGGCAGTTATTACGACAGGTTCAGGGAACGGCTCATCTTTCCTATTTGTGATATGAGGGGGAAGGTGGTTGCCTTTGGCGGGAGGATTGTCGAAGGGGATGGCCCTAAATATGTAAATTCTCCGGAATCCCCTGTTTATACGAAGGGGGATGTTCTTTATGGCCTGAATATTGCTAGAAATGACATTCGATCCGGAGGTGAGGCAGTGCTTGTCGAGGGCTATATGGATTTGCTGGCCCTTTACCGTTATGGAATAAAGAACGTCGTTGCCTCTTTAGGGACGGCGCTTACCAGGGCTCAGGCCCTGCTTTTAAAGAGATTTTGCAGTAAGGTTGTTTTGCTCTTTGATTCTGACAGTGCAGGTATTAAGGCTGCTTTAAGGGCTGTTGAGGTTCTTCTCGGCTGCGGCTTGAGTCCTTCCGTCGTTACCCTTCCCGCCGGTGAAGACCCTGATAGCTTTGTTAATGAAAAGGGGGAAGCGGCGCTAAGGGAGAAAATAGGAAGCCCGATACCTGCCATTGATTTTGTTTTAGCTGAGAAGCTGAAAGAGAAGCCGGCCGCGTCGCCTTCGGACAAGGCCTTTCTCATTCGCGAGATAATGCCTTTTGTGCGTCTTATCGAGGACTCGCTTGAGAGAAAGCTTACCTTGAAAAGGGTGGCTGAAAGGCTTTCCGTTGATGAAGCGCTTCTTGATGAGGCAATGGGGGGAGGCGGCGCTCCAAAGAGAGGTTATAAGGCTCAAAAGGTAAAAGGCGAAGCTGAAAAAGGTTCTGCAAAAAAGAAGTCAAAGGCCCAGGTGGCCCTGGAAACAATATTTGCCCTTACCTTATGGCACAGTGATGTTCTTGAAGAGGCTTTGAAATCGGGTGTTTTCAAAAATTTAAATGATCCCGATCTCGGTCTTATTGGTCAAAAGATAGAGTTTTTGTCGGAAAAGGGTAAGGATATTACACCCTCTGCCCTGATGGATCTTCTGGTGAATGATGGTCAGCGGGAAAGGTTGTCGGCCATATTGATCAAGGGGGATGTTCTTAAAGGATGCTCCCCGGTAGATGTCTTCAGGGATTGTGAAAGGATATTAAAGCAAAATTCCCTGTTGGAATCTGAACTGAGTATCACTAATAGATTAAATGACGCCTTAAACCGGGGAGATGAAAAAGAAGTGGCTTCCCTTCTGGAAGAGAAGCAAAGGATTATTCAGGCTCGGAAAAATGATCTGGCTTAA